In Desulfomonile tiedjei, a single genomic region encodes these proteins:
- a CDS encoding GHMP kinase: protein MIITRTPLRISFCGGGTDLPSYYSVVQGAVVSSTVNKYVYITINRLSRYFDHRILLKYSQTELVNSVEEIHHPIIREAMKITGVVDRVEITSMADIPAGTGLGSSSTYAVGLLHALHTFRGEYVSAGQLASEACEIEIGRLGDPIGKQDQYIAAYGGICHIRFNPDESVFVDPVICSQATKQALEQNLLMFYTGITRRAGDILEVQKASTNQKMEVLTQMKELCGRLLAVLREGRSLNRFGEILHEAWQHKRGLVHGITNEKINDYYDAAINAGAIGGKLLGAGGGGFLLFYVEPQNQDRVRGALAELSELPFSFEPQGSKVIYVSDDV, encoded by the coding sequence ATGATAATTACCCGCACTCCTCTGCGTATAAGCTTTTGCGGCGGGGGCACCGATCTTCCCTCGTATTATTCGGTTGTGCAGGGCGCGGTGGTAAGTTCCACGGTCAACAAGTACGTGTACATCACCATCAACCGCCTGAGTCGGTACTTCGATCATCGCATCTTGCTGAAATACTCACAAACGGAACTGGTCAATTCCGTAGAAGAGATTCACCACCCGATTATACGAGAGGCGATGAAAATCACCGGTGTGGTGGACCGGGTGGAGATTACCTCCATGGCCGATATACCTGCGGGCACGGGACTCGGGTCCTCAAGCACCTATGCCGTAGGATTGCTCCACGCGCTCCACACCTTTAGAGGCGAATACGTCTCGGCAGGGCAGCTTGCCAGTGAGGCTTGCGAAATAGAGATCGGCAGGCTCGGTGACCCCATCGGAAAACAAGATCAGTACATCGCCGCTTATGGAGGGATCTGTCACATCCGTTTCAATCCTGACGAATCGGTCTTCGTGGATCCGGTCATATGCTCGCAAGCGACCAAGCAAGCGCTGGAACAGAATCTGCTGATGTTTTACACCGGAATTACCAGACGCGCCGGTGACATTCTTGAAGTCCAGAAGGCTTCGACCAATCAGAAGATGGAAGTCCTTACTCAAATGAAAGAGCTTTGTGGCCGACTTCTAGCGGTGCTCAGAGAAGGCCGATCGCTAAATCGATTTGGGGAAATCCTCCATGAGGCGTGGCAGCATAAACGCGGCCTGGTACACGGAATAACCAACGAAAAGATCAATGATTACTACGACGCTGCGATCAATGCCGGAGCAATAGGCGGCAAGTTACTAGGGGCCGGAGGCGGAGGTTTTCTTCTGTTCTACGTCGAGCCACAGAACCAGGACCGGGTGAGAGGCGCGCTGGCGGAACTTTCCGAGCTTCCATTCAGCTTTGAACCCCAAGGGAGCAAAGTCATATATGTCTCTGATGACGTTTGA